Proteins encoded in a region of the Raphanus sativus cultivar WK10039 chromosome 8, ASM80110v3, whole genome shotgun sequence genome:
- the LOC108819353 gene encoding beta-amylase 5, producing the protein MAASDNKNSLLNYVPVYVMLPLGVVNEKNELSDPETLEAQLKRLKEQAGIDGVMVDVWWGIIESDGPKQYNWTAYKKLFQLIASLELKIQAIMSFHKCGGNVGDVVTIPIPKWVRNVGDSNPDIFYTNRKGTRNDEYLSIGVDNVSLFDGRTAVELYSDFMSSFKENMSDLIQSGDIVDIQVGLGPAGELRYPSYPQSQGWEFPGIGEFQCYDTYLSKDLKEAAAKAGHPEWDFPEDAGEYNDKPDETGFFKKNGTYVSEEAKFFLTWYSNKLIFHGDKILGEANKIFNGLKLNLAAKVSGIHWLYNHDSHAAELTAGYYNLSERDGYRPIARMVSKHFGILNFTCLEMRDTDNADEALSAPQELVQDVLSKAWKEGIDAAGENALETYVAKGYNQILLNARPNGVNPNGKPKLKMYGFTYLRLSDTLFEDDKFELFKKFVRKMHADHDYCGDAGQYGQEIVPLKSQNSQLTEEDIADAAQPSGDFEWDSETDMKVDG; encoded by the exons atggcTGCCAGTGACAATAAAAATTCTCTTCTCAACTATGTTCCGGTCTACGTTATGCTTCCG CTGGGAGTGGTGAACGAGAAAAATGAACTATCAGACCCTGAAACGCTGGAGGCGCAGCTCAAGCGTCTCAAAGAACAAGCTGGGATCGACGGCGTTATGGTCGATGTTTGGTGGGGAATCATAGAGTCCGATGGCCCTAAGCAATACAACTGGACCGCTTACAAAAAGCTATTCCAGCTTATCGCCAGTTTAGAACTCAAGATCCAAGCTATCATGTCGTTTCACAAATGCGGTGGAAACGTTGGTGACGTGGTCACGATCCCGATCCCCAAATGGGTCCGCAATGTCGGTGACAGCAACCCCGATATATTCTATACAAACCGTAAAGGAACAAGAAACGACGAGTATCTCTCAATAGGCGTCGATAATGTTTCTCTCTTCGACGGGAGAACCGCTGTTGAG TTGTACAGTGATTTCATGAGTAGCTTCAAAGAAAACATGTCGGATCTTATACAATCCGGTGACATTGTTGACATCCAAGTCGGACTTGGTCCCGCCGGCGAACTTCGTTACCCTTCTTACCCACAAAGTCAAGGCTGGGAATTTCCCGGCATTGGAGAATTTCAG TGCTATGACACGTACTTGAGTAAGGATTTAAAGGAAGCGGCGGCCAAGGCAGGCCATCCTGAGTGGGATTTTCCGGAAGATGCCGGAGAATACAACGACAAGCCGGATGAAACTGGGTTTTTCAAGAAAAATGGGACTTATGTATCGGAGGAGGCCAAGTTTTTCTTGACATGGTACTCTAACAAACTCATCTTTCATGGAGACAAGATCCTAGGAGAAGCCAAcaagatcttcaatgggcttAAACTTAACTTGGCTGCCAAG GTTTCGGGGATTCACTGGTTATACAACCACGACAGCCACGCGGCGGAGCTTACTGCCGGATATTACAACCTTTCAGAGAGAGATGGATACCGTCCCATCGCTCGGATGGTTTCCAAACACTTCGGCATTCTCAACTTCACTTGCCTTGAGATGAGAGATACCGACAATGCCGATGAAGCCCTAAGTGCTCCTCAAGAACTTGTCCAAGAT GTATTGAGCAAAGCATGGAAAGAAGGCATAGACGCTGCGGGTGAGAACGCATTAGAGACCTATGTAGCCAAAGGCTACAACCAGATTCTTCTTAATGCGAGGCCTAACGGGGTTAACCCTAACGGTAAACCGAAGCTGAAAATGTACGGATTTACTTACCTGAGGCTATCTGATACGCTCTTTGAAGACGATAAGTTTGAGCTGTTCAAGAAGTTTGTGAGGAAAATGCACGCTGATCAT GATTACTGTGGAGACGCGGGACAGTACGGACAAGAGATTGTGCCCTTGAAATCGCAGAACTCGCAACTGACGGAGGAGGATATCGCCGACGCAGCTCAGCCAAGCGGAGATTTCGAGTGGGACTCTGAAACAGACATGAAGGTCGATGGTTGA
- the LOC108819503 gene encoding 36.4 kDa proline-rich protein codes for MGLLHKQNLFFVILLLVGFLAVSYACDCSDPPKPSPHPVKLPKPPTVKPPPYTPKPPPHTPKPPPVKPPHTPSPPHSFPPYTPQPPTVKPPPQPTPTPSPPPPYVKPPPVPSPETPCPPPPPPLTPCPPPPPAPTPEPETCSIDALKLGACVDVLGGLIHIGLGKSYAKATCCPVLGGLVGLDAAVCLCTTIRAKLLNIDLIIPIALELLVDCGKTPPRDFKCPAPQRKSPLLV; via the coding sequence ATGGGGCTTCTTCACAAACAAAACCTTTTCTTTGTGATACTTCTCCTAGTTGGTTTCCTCGCCGTCTCTTACGCTTGCGACTGTAGTGACCCTCCAAAGCCATCTCCACACCCCGTTAAACTGCCTAAACCACCCACCGTTAAACCACCTCCTTACACCCCGAAACCACCTCCTCACACTCCTAAACCGCCACCCGTCAAGCCTCCGCACACTCCATCCCCTCCACATTCTTTTCCACCGTACACTCCACAACCACCCACCGTGAAGCCACCGCCGCAGCCAACACCAACCCCATCGCCTCCACCACCGTATGTCAAGCCACCACCAGTACCAAGCCCCGAGACGCCATGCCCGCCACCGCCACCACCACTAACCCCAtgtcctcctccacctccagcGCCAACCCCTGAACCGGAGACTTGCTCAATCGATGCGCTGAAGCTAGGCGCGTGTGTGGACGTGCTAGGCGGTTTGATTCACATCGGACTAGGGAAAAGCTACGCAAAGGCAACTTGTTGCCCAGTTCTTGGCGGTTTAGTGGGTCTTGACGCAGCGGTTTGTCTCTGCACTACCATTAGAGCCAAGCTTCTCAATATTGACCTCATTATTCCCATTGCTCTTGAGCTTCTTGTCGACTGTGGAAAGACTCCACCTCGCGACTTCAAGTGTCCTGCTCCACAAAGAAAGAGTCCTCTCTTGGTTTGA